tgttctctccagcagaagtgcatggccggcttggcggtgatgtctctgaAAAAAGGCTTATGgagtatgaggccacctaagcagaaacaacCACAAGTCAAAAACATGTAACATGGAACATGTATATGTAGATGTAAATGTAggtgtgatggtgtcaatttatcgattgattcaaatttgaaactctcCCCAGTTCCCTTTCCAATTCCGGAATGGCCTCGACGTCATAAAATGTAAACACAGCTCGTCAAAAGAAGACCTCCACACATCACGATGGAAACACAACCTGTAAGAATCAAACCtcgtcacataatgacaaaatcACAGAATGACAAAATCACACCACACGACAAAACTCCCAAGACCAAAAGAATGAAGATTACTTAAGAAAGTTGTGACTTTCCATAGATGTGGGCATCATTGTTCGCGCGGCCTGGATCATATTCAGCTCCGCGCGAGTTCCACGAGTATTTATTCTCCCCGACGAAGGTGAACTAACAGTCACGGCAACTCACTTTGTACACTATCGCTTGGACTCGGTCGATAGTTGGTCGGTCAGGGTTAGCGTTTCTCTCATATCCTCTTCATACAGGACCTTCTACAGGACCTGTTTTCAATTCGCACCGCAAAATATAATGTcaggaatttagaaatgaagcTTAATTTGGCCAAACCAAACACCAAATATCTCAAAAAAAGTTTTAGCTATACAGTGCGGCCTCACTATGGAACAACTTACCCAACAATTTACGTACGATCGAATCAGTtagatcttttaaaaaagaagtgAATCGATTTTATGACAATGAGGGTTAggctcccacacggcaatcttgtaaaacagtatttttattaCTGTAGTAATTAAGTACTGaattttatttattcttactaaCTTCAaacgtgtaggcgagttaacttcgttgtaggcgagttaacctgTAGGCGAGTTAATTTGTGGGCGACGCGACCGGTTACCTATTGTACTATAGCTATTGTATTCttactgaaggttttaccgtggttaaataaagcatgtatgtatgtatgtatatatatagcCCTGTATAGACGGCCTGTATAGCAACTAGTGTATATCTATGTGTGCATGTAGTTGTGTATAATGTTATAAAACGATATATACATATAATTACGTTATTATACTATATGCAATTTTTTAACAAGGGCTAGTGAGCGGCAAAGAGGAAGACTGCTTGTAGTTgtacacaacctcgttcccaggaccttttcccACCCCCAAGCCAGGGAAgggaaaaggtcctgggaacgaggttgagttgTACACTTTTCAGCTGACTTTCCGTTTATTTCCGACGCGTTTCCGACGCGTTTCGTCTCGAAACGCGTCGGAAGTGAACGACAAGTATACAACTACAAGCAGTCTTCCTTTGTGCCGCTCACAGTAGCCCTCCAAggttgatttttaaaaaaataggtccgcagtGCGCACTTGTTTAGGATTTcagtcaaataaacgttgatgattagcattacagtaaatgtaatacattttgtcatgttataGTGATAAATGTCGATTAAAGATTCCATAGAATCCCCAATCTGCAGACGAGAAAACGGTTGGGGGAGAAACATGTTTGGACTTCTAGTTTTGAGGAAattaggggtgcttaccatttgtcagaataaaCCGGTTGGGATGAACGGTGAATAATGGCAACAGTTTTTCCTAAATCAGCAAACCAGCCCAACGacatggcgcttaccatttgcaattgttttcggCTGATGAGAGACTGAAAACTGGAAAATGCCATTTACTGTAGTTTGTGTATTTCCAAGTCAGCAGACAAAGCTGGACGTGGCCCCAAGTTATCACAGGGGAAGGAGGGGGCGGTGATTGACAGAGTTAAGAGTCAATGAAGTAAACATTGTGCAGGTTAGGGCCTGTAACGAATTACAATTGGGTGCATTTGAGCATATGAGTTTCTCAGCCAACAAATCGTTTGCAATTAACTGGCAAAATGTGTTAGAGTCAACGCGCTTCAGACATGAACATACTACTTCAGAGAATCACGAATATTTGTGTTCGAGAAAGAGGTAAATGTCGTCTACTTTTATTCATCAGCAGAAATATTGGAATCAGTCGCTAGTAGCAGAGGAGAATTTGTTTATGATAAAGCTGGATAAATCAGCAGGCAAGTGCAATTGTCAGCTAAGAGTATTAGTGCTTCCAGCTTGCAAACCTTTACGTAACACTCTAAAATGATGAATTTTGAATTAAGAATGACCTTTCCAGTTTTTAGTTCGTATGTTCTTAAGATAAGAAAAATTAGCTTagtttcaaaattcaaatttaagGTTCAGTATCATCTTAAAATTAGAGCCTGAAAATAAGACAAACTTTAAAACAGATTTTGTGTGATCTTAAAATTAGAACcccaaaataagaaaatttgtcCTTATTTTAAAAGTGGTGACAATGTGTCTGGAAGTAACTTGGATTTGAAAAGGGCATTGTACGTAAGAGTAGAAGAAGCTGGGGCAAGTATCACCCACAGGTTCATTTGTGTGTGGGCTACtcgacccgccgccatattgaaagccgagaagaccctgggaacgagattgtgaTTTTGGCGCAACGTTTGAAACCCCTCCCGTGGGTCTTGCCGGGTCAATTCAGTTCgacacggcagtagcacgacgtatGAAACTGTCCTTAGTCCTATTGAAATATCGAGTGGAATCGAAGGTAGATATTTTAATTATGTTAAATTCCCTTCTTAAGCGTTTTACGGACCGTAACGTTGTGTTAAGGCAAAACCTTAAAACAGAGGCTTTGCAGTACTGGAAGCCAATAGTTGATGAAGTTGTTCAGTACGTAAAAGAGAGAGAGAACCGTTTCTCCAAAATGCAAATTCTTTCCACTGGAAGTTATTACGAAAGATCCAAAGTGGGTGAACCCGATGAGTTCGATTTGATGCTGGTCGTGGAAGACTTGGAATTGGATGATGACCCttacgatgatgatgaagatgacggAATGAGTGAGCCACCTGAAGGTTGGTACGTGGACGCTGATCATGACTTTGAATAGACAGAGGTTAACCCCAGTAGTTACAAATTAAGTGTTTAACAACGCTTTCAAGCTCCTTATGTTTGAAAGAGAGTACCTCTAAAATTATGAGTTAACCATTACTCTGTGATTGTCTTTATATCTTTTGGCGGGTTTTTCGTGGAACGTTACAGTATAAATGTCATATAAAattatagatttagccaagcctaaaagcggagctcccgtttctaaccccagagaGCAATATGGTGTTTATGGAAATaagtatgcttctgcataaagtaaaaaattaatcgtcattagtgtgtgtacagtttacagtgatcaaacacctctgagctgacaacgctTGGTTTATTAtagacagcagtaaacaaacaagcctggCAAACCATaactaacaatattattttcatcagcaactaaaactgaaattacatgcacagtaatctcttccacaacattttccgtttgactgacaatctttactccctctctcttcagttcagaacaacagcaaaaatctttactaaattattataataaagtcAACCTAAAGTGTCATAAATTAAATTcacttactcgactgcaatttcacagtcaaacaaagcagttCACAACTGGACATCAATTTCACGCAAAAAGCCTATAATTGTGATTGTTGATAAttatgtcagaatctctgtcaacacagAATTGCAAAgtaacgttttcaggccttcttcctTTCCTagctagttttacaaaataaattgtGAGGCAGCAAGACAAATAAGCTTATtattaaagaaggaaaacattaaccttacctgaaagctaaccgttttagtaagtgttttgtctcgctctatttctctcagttttacgttcattttcattaaaattttctcTTCTCCTTCCTTGTCTTCTCTCAAGGATTTCTTCACTTAAATTTCCCAAATTTTGTTGCCTCTTCTCttgtgctctttcctgctctttatcctgTTGCTCGTCACTATAATGATTTCCCACCAGAAAAACgtgggttgccaaatgcaacgctgccacgcaatttcccgccaaggaaaattgcccgaacacgcCTGTtccagaggctgtcctgcctccccacctccacttCGACAGTCTGTACAGGTGGACAGATGGATGCACATGatgtcataaccaaaatttcctgcatggatagatttcccaaaaaatcttacccatggtgctccacctgagctccgctataaacgGGCATCCGGATTTTTCACTGTCTTTGTCTGTTGATTCAGAAATTCTTTCACGCGGACTGATAATTTACTAGGAATAATATGGGCAAGTGAATCTAAAATCCTATCAATGATccagacgttttttttttttttggtaaggtTACTTCCTATTTTTTTACAAGTAGTGGGTAACAATAACAGGAAACAGGTAACGtgtaacaaataataataataataataataataataatatctttatttagactgaaaagaccgatcagcaaaaacaaaagatttgctGGTATAAATCGGTGATCAGTAACTGTAAGAGGCAATGGGTACAGGTTCATTATAAAATGTACGACTAGTTACACCATGGGCAAGGACTTGACTTTGAAGGAATGGATTAGAGGTTGTTTGATTTTGCACCAACAAAGAAAATCAGTAATTGCTGTTACAAAATGCACAAAGCCTCAGGGGACTAAATAATTGACTGGAGAACTTTTACCATGTTTGCCACAAACGTATTTAAGATGTGAGGGTATCGGGGTAAGAAGTACACACCTCCGATGCTTTCAGTTGTTCCGAAATAAGTCCAGAAGACAAAGTCATGAATAGTGATGAAATGCCACATTTTGTAAAACATAAAAAATACCGGTTTTGTCTGAGCAAACTTTCATACATTTCCACTCATACTTGTGTTCCTATGTGCAATAGTGTCATTTTTCATGGGTAACTTTGCCTGAGGGGTTGGTAAAGGTCTATAGTTTAGATAAAATTTTTGTCATCCATAAATCCTCAAAGTCATCATCCTTGCTTTCCCTGTGTTGCAGGCTTTACAAGAGTAATGATTGATGGGGGTGAACAACAAAATTGGAGGAATGGCAGCTGTGTAGATGCTCGAGGGATGTTGAATGCCTCACGTGTAAAATCAGTTTTTGCAAGGCATGTGAGAGATGCTATTGAATTCCTGGAATATGGAAGGTATGTTGAGACAAATTTGCAATAGGAAGGAGGATATAAAAGTTTCTGTGAAAGCAAGCAAGGTGCAAgcacacaaaattaatatggGGTTGAAGAAACTTGTTAGAGGTCAAACCTTGAAACATATATTTTGGCAACGTCAGCCTTTacataaaaaaatgaaaccatcAAAAGAGGTAGAAGAGAAAACCTAGACTGTTccacattaacccattgactcccaggggttccccagtaaaatcatctggcgttagacagagtaaaatactaattctggccggtttcggccggtttggacgtcaaagggttaaataattTCTCAAAATGAAGGGCTCAGAATTGAGTACGAAATCAAAAATAAATACTGTGTTTGGTAAAAGGTTAATGAAAGCGGTTTCTTACTTTAGTTTTGTTCAAGTGAGGTCACAGGGTCCAGCCGTAACCTTAATAATAACCAACATTACGAATGGGAGAGAGTATTCTATTGACTTGACGCTTGCCATTAAAGACAAGTCCTGGCCTGAAGATGCTGTTGAGTGGATAGGGAGGTCAcgcaaaggtaacaaaaaacaTTAATTCTCTTTTCTTTCAAAAGTGTGATGATTTTCTTCTTGTGTCTCTGAACGTCTCCTTTTATATCAATCCTTTTTACCGCACCTTTTATGTCCCAACTAATGCATTAAAACTAAATGGgctttgtacatgtacttgttaaTTTCGTTGAACAGTTCCCAATATTTGTTACCCAGAAACATAGTCtcacttacaaaaacaaaacacccTGGACACAATCTGCAGATTAGAATAGAGGTGTTGTCAATCTTGCATTAAAGGGTGGCCAGATCAGGACCTTGTACAGACGATCTGGCATGATGGCTGTCATCTTGTTGCAAAGCAACCAAAAGGAAGCAGCACTGTTCCTGAACATGAAAAGGGTTTTCTTTGGCGGTACTCCTTCTCCTCAGCTGAAAAGAAGCTGTTTCTCCAAGGAGATCATGTTGAATCAAGTTCTTGCAGAAAACAGGTGTTACGGATCCTCAAAGCTCTAAATGAGAAACTTAATCTCCAACCATTGAAGTCTTACCATCTCAAGACGATGTTGCTGTATGAGTCTGAGGCAAATCCACATCCTAGCAACTGGATCTTTGATCGCTTAGGAGATCGTTTCATGGGCCTTCTGCAAAGGCTTGGAGATTGCTTAAGGCAGAAAAAGTGTCCTCATTATTTCATGAGGGAGTTAAATCTGTTTGAAACGTTCCCTGAGCAAAAGCTTGTTGAGCTATTTAGATGCATTCAAGTGATTAAACAGAATCCAGAGGGGGTTTTAAGGCATCTCACTGCATAGAGACTTGCATCTTCAAATGATAATATTACTTCAATCAACAGTTTCATTTTTCATTGCCAGCGATCAGTGGTGCAGAACAGATTATTGATGGGTAATTCATGGACAATGATTTGTTGATTATGAGGCTTCAGATTGTATCTTTTAAAAGTAAGAGAAGGGGTTTATGGCTTTTAGATTTTCAAAGAACTGTATCTAAAAGTAGGTGACAATAAATCTTATTAAAACTGCGtcttgggtttgcataactgtcttgaattctcccaacttccccttgcgtttagatgaggctgtggaaacacggaaaacgtcctctattgcttaagtgGAGACATGTCCACAAATGCAGGTTCAATTACAATGTAGATTCACAGCTACTATGATAAGCCTCACAAAGTGGGTGACCGCTtgctcttttccccaacttcaac
The genomic region above belongs to Montipora capricornis isolate CH-2021 chromosome 8, ASM3666992v2, whole genome shotgun sequence and contains:
- the LOC138060789 gene encoding cyclic GMP-AMP synthase-like receptor 1, encoding MKLSLVLLKYRVESKVDILIMLNSLLKRFTDRNVVLRQNLKTEALQYWKPIVDEVVQYVKERENRFSKMQILSTGSYYERSKVGEPDEFDLMLVVEDLELDDDPYDDDEDDGMSEPPEGFTRVMIDGGEQQNWRNGSCVDARGMLNASRVKSVFARHVRDAIEFLEYGSFVQVRSQGPAVTLIITNITNGREYSIDLTLAIKDKSWPEDAVEWIGRSRKGWPDQDLVQTIWHDGCHLVAKQPKGSSTVPEHEKGFLWRYSFSSAEKKLFLQGDHVESSSCRKQVLRILKALNEKLNLQPLKSYHLKTMLLYESEANPHPSNWIFDRLGDRFMGLLQRLGDCLRQKKCPHYFMRELNLFETFPEQKLVELFRCIQVIKQNPEGVLRHLTA